One window of the Colletotrichum destructivum chromosome 4, complete sequence genome contains the following:
- a CDS encoding Putative WD40/YVTN repeat-like-containing domain superfamily yields MCDVSPHLPDHNRGCNFPISNRASSTAAEASHGLEIMSKQYLTTHTVDNAHVTDIFGLATTQRSILSASGSSTLHVHNTFDPTIPITQSIGGAHKLGCHHICTSRNGLVAASAGFAGEVKIWVVDKDTGEWNLHSEITNQAAKAGEVWAIALSEDGKFLAGTTYDGRVNVWDVGEEGTPKIREYETGSPGSGSFGMSVDLSRDGRYTASGHENGAVYVFNNDTGRLLFSLPGLVKSVRAVAFSPGNTRLAAAGDSSIIALYDIKNGEQVSNMTGHASWITSIDWNDSGEYLLSGAMDGKVKVWSVERGACVATHSETDKALWTVKWLPKTGKNESFCTAGAHRSISFYREATGA; encoded by the exons ATGTGTGATGTCAGCCCCCACCTTCCCGACCACAATCGCGGTTGCAACTTTCCGATTAGCAACCGCGCATCATCCACAGCGGCAGAAGCTTCACATGGACTGGAAATCATG TCGAAACAATATCTGACCACACACACTGTGGACAATG CCCATGTAACCGATATCTTCGGGCTGGCCACGACTCAAAGATCCATTCTGTCCGCGAGCGGATCGTCCACTCTCCACGTCCATAACACCTTTGACCCCACGATCCCCATCACGCAGTCCATCGGCGGTGCGCACAAGCTCGGCTGCCACCACATTTGCACTTCGCGCAATGGGCTCGTCGCTGCTAGCGCGGGGTTTGCAGGCGAAGTGAAGATCTGggtcgtcgacaaggacACGGGTGAGTGGAATCTGCACTCGGAGATCACGAAccaggcggccaaggcgggcgaggtgtGGGCCATTGCCCTCAGCGAGGATGGAAAGTTCCTTGCGGGAACGACCTACGACGGCCGTGTGAACGTTTGGGATGTCGGCGAAGAGGGAACGCCCAAAATCAGAGAGTATGAGACCGGCAGTCCAGGCTCAGGAAGCTTCGGCATGTCGGTCGATTTGAGCCGGGATGGGAGATACACCGCGAGTGGCCACGAGAACGGGGCTGTATACGTGTTCAACAACGACACCGGACGGTTGTTATTCTCGTTACCTG GTCTGGTCAAGTCAGTCCGTGCCGTAGCATTCTCGCCCGGAAACACAAGACTCGCGGCTGCAGGAGACTCGTCTATCATTGCTCTCTACGACATCAAGAACGGCGAGCAGGTCAGCAACATGACAGGCCATGCCTCTTGGATCACCTCGATCGACTGGAACGACAGCGGCGAATACCTACTCAGTGGTGCTATggacggcaaggtcaaggtaTGGTCCGTTGAGCGCGGCGCCTGTGTCGCGACGCACAGCGAGACGGACAAGGCACTGTGGACTGTCAAATGGCTCCCGAAAACCGGAAAGAACGAGTCGTTCTGTACGGCGGGCGCT
- a CDS encoding Putative zinc-binding ribosomal protein has product MAAIAMGAQPLRMASLLPRISAPAFTQTSRIFSLYTRQVTSSFLPALSFALPAFNLNVPAWLGGIWESILRAVPKKKTSHSKKRHRQMAGKALKDVKSLCKCPGCGQIKRQHIVCPHCLSKIKDLWREENPSGKFI; this is encoded by the exons atggccgccatcgccatgggTGCGCAGCCCTTGCGCATGgcctccctccttccccgAATCTCAGCGCCAGCTTTCACCCAAACTTCAAGGATATTCTCCCTGTACACGCGCCAGGTTACCAGCTCGTTCCTTCCGGCGCTGTCCTTCGCGCTGCCGGCATTCAATCTCAACGTCCCCGCCTGGCTTGGCGGGATCTGGGAGTCCATCCTGAGGGCAGTgcctaagaagaagacgtcgCACTCGAAGAAGAGACACAGGCAGATGGCCGGAAAGGCTCTTAAGGACGTCAAGTCTCTGTGCAAGTGTCCAGGCTGCGGCCAGATCAAGAGGCAGCATATCGTGTGCCCGCACTGCTTGAGCA AAATCAAGGATCTTTGGAGAGAGGAGAACCCCTCGGGAAAGTTCATTTAA
- a CDS encoding Putative septin, P-loop containing nucleoside triphosphate hydrolase has product MAQPQTIFPQTHVGFDSITSQIEKKLLKRGFQFNVICVGQTGLGKSTLINTIFASHLIDSKGRMLPDEAVRSTTEIQAVSHMIEENGVRLRLNIVDTPGYGDLVNNDRCWDPIVKYIKDQHSAYLRKELTAQRERYIQDTRIHCCLFFIQPSGHSLKPIDIVVLKKLSDVVNVVPVIAKSDTLTLEERLEFKERIKEEFAFHNLKMYPYDNDEFDDEERNLNTQIKDLVPFAVVGSEKSIIVNGKQVRGRQNRWGVINVEDENHCEFIYLRNFLLRTHLQDLIETTSQIHYETFRAKQLLALKESSAHGGGSRPISPAADRELSRNSQRMTMNGY; this is encoded by the exons ATGGCGCAGCCTCAGACTATCTTCCCCCAGACCCATGTCGGTTTCGACAGCATCACCTCCCAGATTGAGAAGAAGCTCCTGAAGAGAGGCTTCCAGTTCAACGTCATTTGTGTCG GCCAGACAGGTTTGGGCAAGTCTACCTTGATCAACACCATTTTCGCCTCTCACCTCATCGACTCCAAGGGTCGCATGCTCCCTGACGAGGCCGTCCGTTCGACCACCGAGATACAGGCCGTCTCCCACATGATTGAGGAGAACGGCGTCCGTCTGCGCCTCAACATTGTCGACACTCCAGGGTACGGGGACCTGGTGAACAACGACCGTTGCTGGGATCCCATCGTCAAGTACATCAAGGACCAACACTCCGCTTACTTGCGAAAGGAGCTCACTGCTCAACGAGAGCGTTACATTCAAGACACCCGCATCCACTGCTGCCTCTTTTTCATCCAGCCCTCAGGCCACTCCCTGAAGCCCATCGATATTGTCGtgctgaagaagctgtcTGACGTTGTCAACGTTGTTCCCGTCATTGCCAAGTCCGACACCTTGACCCTCGAGGAGCGTCTGGAGTTCAAGGAGCGTATCAAGGAGGAATTTGCCTTCCACAACCTCAAGATGTACCCCTACGACAACGACGAatttgacgacgaggagcgcaACCTGAACACCCAGATCAAG GACTTGGTTCCCTTCGCCGTCGTTGGCTCCGAGAagtccatcatcgtcaacggcaagcaGGTTCGCGGTCGCCAGAACCGCTGGGGTGTCATcaacgtcgaggacgagaaccaCTGCGAATTCATCTACCTGAGAaacttcctcctccgcacCCACCTTCAGGATCTCATTGAGACGACGTCGCAGATTCACTACGAGACGTTCCGTGCCAAGCAGCTCTTGGCGCTCAAGGAGAGCAGCGCACACGGTGGGGGTAGCAGACCCATCAGCCCTGCTGCTGACCGCGAGCTCAGCCGGAACTCGCAACGAATGACCATGAACGGATACTAG
- a CDS encoding Putative guanylate kinase-like domain, P-loop containing nucleoside triphosphate hydrolase, translated as MLPRLRPFAQAFSRQRPLTRSSFQTQPSHFAHTMAPVVLPSDRRPIVISGPSGVGKGTLYKLLFERHPDTFALSVSHTTRGPRPGESDGVDYHFVTREAFDDLVARDGFVEHAVFGSNAYGTSKATIEEQSAKGKVVVLDIEMEGVKQIKQSNFPARYVFIAPPSEDELEKRLRGRGTEKEESIQKRLAQAKLELEFSKTPGVHDLIIVNDDLEKAYKILEDFVYKSS; from the exons ATGCTGCCCCGCCTCCGACCGTTCGCCCAGGCCTTCTCACGACAACGTCCCTTGACCAGGTCCTCCTTCCAGACCCAACCATCTCATTTCGCGCACACAATGGCACCAG TCGTCCTCCCCTCCGACCGCCGGCCGATCGTCATCTCGGGTCCCTCGGGCGTCGGTAAGGGCACTCTCTACAAGCTTCTCTTCGAGCGCCACCCGGACACCTTTGCCCTCTCCGTTTCCCACACCACCCGCGGGCCCCGCCCGGGCGAGagcgacggcgtcgactaCCACTTCGTCACACGCGAGGCCTTTGAcgatctcgtcgcccgcgacggcttcgtcgagcaCGCCGTGTTCGGCAGCAACGCCTACGGCACCTCCAAGGCCACCATCGAGGAACAGTccgccaagggcaaggtcgtcgtcctcgacattGAGATGGAA GGCGTCAAGCAGATCAAGCAATCAAACTTTCCTGCCCGCTACGTCTTCATCGCGCCGCCCTCCGAAgatgagctcgagaagcgcctccgcggccgcggcaccGAAAAGGAGGAGAGCATCCAAAAGCGCCTCGCCCAGGCCAAGCTTGAGCTAGAGTTCTCAAAGACCCCCGGCGTCCAcgacctcatcatcgtcaacgacgacctcgagaaggccTACAAGATCCTCGAAGACTTTGTCTACAAGTCTTCCTAA
- a CDS encoding Putative glucanosyltransferase, glycoside hydrolase superfamily, with translation MLVQTVLVALSATLAAAVKPLTVKGNAFVNDAGEKFQIVGVDYQIGGSAAYDPVHNRDPLSNGDVCLRDAALLQRLGANAIRVYNLDPNLNHDACASIFNAAGMYMILDVNSPLPGESLTSVEPWTSYYAAYLNRTFAIVESFKSYPNTLAFFSGNEVMNDVKTAEFVPQYLRAVTRDLKNYISKHADRPIPVGYSAADVREILVDSWNFLQCAENGDEKDPSRIDLFGLNSYSWCGDSDFKKSTYDQLVSDLKESSVPIFFSEFGCNQVTPRVFTEIGAIYGPDMKDLFSGGLVYEYSQEDNNFGIVKVNDDKSVELLIDYTNLATQYNKVDFKSLQAEKAPTNSPKPPKCDSSLIKEKGFNNNFTLPDVPPGAQELIDNGIKNKPSGKIISISDWTVKHKVYDVGGKTEITGLAVSPLADSDANTPGTNTGGSTAPAASGTSTPTGTGTTSSSTPSTSNNPAVPLRPKVAAMAAPLLALLFL, from the exons ATGCTT GTCCAAACTGTCCTCGTCGCATTGAGTGCGACCCTGgctgccgccgtcaagcCCCTCACTGTCAAGGGCAATGCCTTTGTCAACGACGCTGGCGAAAAGTTCCAGATCGTCGGTGTCGATTACCAGATCGGCGGAAGCGCTGCCTATGACCCCGTCCACAACCGCGACCCTCTCAGCAACGGCGATGTCTGCTTGCGCGATGCTGCCCTGCTAcagcgcctcggcgccaacgccatccGGGTCTACAACCTCGACCCCAACCTGAACCACGATGCTTGCGCCTCCATCTTCAACGCCGCTGGTATGTACATGatcctcgacgtcaactCGCCCCTGCCTGGGGAGAGTCTCACCAGCGTGGAGCCCTGGACCAGCTACTACGCTGCCTACTTGAACCGCACCTTCGCCATTGTCGAATCCTTCAAGAGCTACCCCAACACGCTAGCTTTTTTCTCTGGCAACGAGGTCATGAACGATGTCAAGACAGCCGAGTTCGTTCCTCAGTATCTGCGCGCTGTCACTCGCGATCTGAAGAACTACATCTCCAAGCATGCCGACCGCCCCATTCCTGTTGGgtactcggccgccgacgtccGCGAGATCCTTGTCGATTCCTGGAACTTCCTGCAGTGTGCTGagaacggcgacgagaaggatCCTAGCCGTATCGACCTCTTTGGTCTTAACTCGTACTCTTGGTGCGGCGACTCTGACTTCAAGAAGTCCACCTACGACCAGCTCGTCTCAGACCTGAAGGAGTCTTCCGTTCCTATTTTCTTCTCCGAGTTTGGCTGCAACCAAGTCACACCTCGTGTTTTCACTGAGATTGGCGCCATCTACGGCCCCGACATGAAGGACCTCTTCTCGGGCGGCCTCGTCTACGAATACAGCCAGGAGGACAACAACTTTGGCATCGTCAAGGTCAACGACGACAAGTCTGTCGAGCTGCTGATCGACTACACAAACCTCGCCACCCAGTACAATAAGGTCGACTTCAAGTCTctccaggccgagaaggcgcCCACCAACTCCCCCAAGCCTCCCAAATGCGATTCGTCCCTGATTAAGGAGAAGGGCTTTAACAACAACTTCACTCTGCCGGATGTTCCCCCCGGAGCCCAGGAGCTGATTGACAACGGCATTAAGAACAAGCCTTCCGGTAAgatcatctccatctccgacTGGACCGTCAAGCACAAGGTCTACGACGTTGGCGGCAAGACAGAGATCACTGGCCTCGCCGTTTCGCCACTCGCCGACTCTGACGCCAACACTCCCGGCACCAACACGGGCGGCTCGACTGCTCCCGCCGCCAGTGGCACTTCCACTCCTACCGGCACTGGCActacctcttcttccaccccgtcgacgagcaaCAACCCTGCAGTTCCGTTGCGCCCCAAGGTTGCTGCCATGGCCGCGCCTCTGCTTGCTCTCCTTTTCTTGTAA
- a CDS encoding Putative succinate--CoA synthetase, beta subunit, ATP-grasp, succinyl-CoA synthetase-type: protein MSAKSILEADGKAILNYHLTRAPVIKPTPLPTPTKHNPPPRLCSLHFPEDANVEDVLNQAEVTYPWVLQPGTKFVAKPDQLIKRRGKSGLLALNKTWAEARAWIAERAGKEVKVETTHGVLRQFLVEPFVPHPQDTEYYINIMSVRDGDWILFTHEGGVDVGDVDAKAEKLLIPVDLSQYPSNDEIAATLLKKVPKGVHNVLVDFISRLYAVYVECQFTYLEINPLVVIPNEDATSASVHFLDLAAKLDQTADFECGVKWAIARSPAALGLTNVAASNGEKVNIDAGPPMEFPAPFGRELTKEEAYIADLDAKTGASLKLTVLNPNGRIWTLVAGGGASVVYADAIASAGFADELANYGEYSGAPTESQTYHYARTVLDLMLRSPPNDQGKVLFIGGGIANFTNVASTFKGVIRALRDYANQLNEHNVQIWVRRAGPNYQEGLKNMKAATQELGLNAKIFGPEMHVSGIVPLALVPGRWEASGAEEFRG, encoded by the exons ATGTCCGCCAAGTccatcctcgaggccgacggcaaggccaTCCTCAACTACCACCTCACCCGTGCTCCCGTCATTAAGCCCACTCCTCTCCCTACTCCCACCAAGCACAACCCTCCCCCCAGGCTGTGCTCGCTGCACTTCCCCGAGGATGCCAACGTCGAGGATGTCCTTAACCAGGCCGAGGTCACCTACCCCTGGGTTCTTCAGCCCGGCACCAAGTTCGTCGCCAAGCCCGATCAACTGATCAAGCGCCGTGGCAAGAGCGGTCTCCTGGCCCTCAACAAGACCTGGGCCGAGGCCCGCGCCTGGATCGCCGAACGTGCTggcaaggaggtcaaggtcgagacCACCCACGGTGTTCTGCGTCAATTCCTCGTCGAGCCCTTCGTCCCCCACCCTCAAGACACTGAGTACTACATCAACATTATGTCCGTCAGAGAT GGCGACTGGATCCTCTTCACCCACGagggtggtgttgatgtcggcgatgtcgacgccaaggcTGAGAAGCTCTTGATCCCCGTCGACCTCTCACAATACCCTTCCAacgacgagatcgccgcGACTTTGCTGAAAAAGGTCCCTAAGGGCGTCCACAACGTTCTGGTTGACTTCATCAGCCGGTTGTATGCCGTCTACGTCGAGTGCCAGTTCACCTACCTCGAGATCAACCCCCTCGTTGTCATTCCCAACGAGGATGCCACCTCTGCCTCAGTGCACTTCCTGGATCTTGCTGCCAAGCTCGACCAGACTGCCGACTTCGAGTGCGGTGTCAAGTGGGCTATCGCCCGTtcccccgccgcccttggtcTGACCAACGTTGCCGCTTCTAACGGCGAGAAGGTCAACATTGATGCCGGCCCGCCGATGGAGTTTCCTGCTCCCTTCGGTCGCGAGctgaccaaggaggaggcttACAttgccgaccttgacgccaAGACCGGTGCATCGCTCAAGCTCACCGTCCTGAACCCTAACGGCCGCATCTGGACTCTGGTtgccggtggtggtgcttCCGTCGTTTACGCCGATGCCATTGCCTCTGCTggcttcgccgacgagctcgccaacTACGGCGAGTACTCTGGTGCTCCCACCGAGTCCCAGACCTACCACTACGCTCGCACTGTTCTCGACCTTATGCTCCGTTCTCCCCCGAACGACCAGGGCAAGGTCCTCTTCATTGGTGGTGGTATTGCCAACTTCACCAACGTCGCCAGCACATTCAAAGGTGTCATCCGCGCCCTCCGCGATTACGCCAACCAGCTCAACGAGCACAACGTTCAGATCTGGGTCCGTCGTGCCGGCCCCAACTACCAGGAAGGTCTTAAGAACATGAAGGCCGCGACTCAAGAACTTGGTCTGAACGCCAAGATCTTTGGCCCCGAGATGCACGTCTCCGGTATCGTGCCTCTGGCTCTCGTTCCCGGCAGGTGGGAGGCCAGCGGTGCTGAGGAGTTCAGGGGTTAA
- a CDS encoding Putative citrate synthase, coA-binding, ATP-citrate lyase/succinyl-CoA ligase, with protein sequence MPSATTPANGAKAASGLSANDNITRFSAPSRPLSPLPEHALFNDKTRCFVYGLQPRAVQGMLDFDFICKRKTPSVAGIIYTFGGQFVSKMYWGTSETLLPVYQEVPKAIAKHPDVDVVVNFASSRSVYTSTMELMEFPQIKTIAIIAEGVPERRAREIAHKAQLKGITIIGPATVGGIKPGCFKIGNTGGMMDNIVASKLYRKGSVGYVSKSGGMSNELNNIIANNTDGVYEGVAIGGDRYPGTTFIDHLLRYQADPDCKILVLLGEVGGVEEYKVIKAVEDGVITKPIVAWAIGTCASMFKTEVQFGHAGAFANSTLETAKTKNEKMKEAGFYVPETFEDMPQVLKALYDSLVKNGTIKPQPEPVVPKIPIDYSWAQELGLIRKPAAFISTISDDRGQELLYAGMPISDVFKEEIGIGGVMSLLWFRRRLPPYASKFLEMVLMLTADHGPAVSGAMNTIITTRAGKDLISSLVAGLLTIGSRFGGALDGAAEEFTKAFDKGLSPREFVDNMRKANKLIPGIGHRVKSRNNPDLRVELVKEYVKAKFPNHKLLDYALAVETVTTSKKDNLILNVDGCIAVCFVDLMRNCGAFSSEEAEDYLKMGVLNGLFVLGRSIGLIAHYLDQKRLRTGLYRHPWDDITYILPQLGSGPPGAEGRVEVQM encoded by the exons ATGCCTTCGGCCACCACCCCCGCCAACGGCGCCAAGGCAGCCAGCGGCCTGTCTGCCAACGACAACATCACACGCTTCTCGGCTCCCAGCCGTCCTTTGAGCCCTCTCCCCGAACATGCTTTGTTCAACGACAAGACCAGATGCTTCGTCTACGGTCTGCAGCCCCGCGCCGTCCAGGGCATGCTCGACTTTGACTTCATTTGCAAGCGCAAGACCCCCTCCGTTGCCGGCATCATCTACACCTTCGGTGGCCAGTTCGTCAGCAAGATGtactggggaaccagcgaGACTCTCCTGCCCGTCTACCAGGAGGTCCCCAAGGCCATTGCGAAGCACCccgacgtcgatgtcgtcgtcaactTCGCCTCTTCCCGAAGTGTCTACACCTCCACCATGGAGTTGATGGAATTCCCCCAGATCAAGACCATTGCCATCATTGCTGAGGGTGTCCCTGAGCGT CGTGCCCGTGAGATTGCCCACAAGGCTCAGCTGAAGGGCATCACCATCATTGGCCCCGCCACTGTCGGTGGTATCAAGCCCGGCTGCTTCAAGATCGGTAACACCGGTGGTATGATGGACAACATCGTTGCCTCCAAGCTCTACCGCAAGGGCTCCGTCGGTTACGTCTCCAAGTCTGGAGGTATGTCCAACGAgctcaacaacatcatcgccaacaacACCGACGGTGTCTACGAGGGTGTTGCCATCGGTGGTGACAGATACCCTGGAACCACCTTCATCGACCACCTGCTCAGATACCAGGCCGACCCCGACTGCAAGATCCTTGTCTTGCTCGGTGaggttggtggtgttgaggaaTACAAGGTCATCAAGGctgtcgaggacggcgtcatCACCAAGCCCATCGTTGCCTGGGCCATTGGTACCTGCGCCAGCATGTTCAAGACTGAGGTCCAGTTCGGTCACGCCGGTGCTTTCGCCAACTCCACCCTggagacggccaagaccaagaacgagaagatgaaggaggccGGCTTCTACGTCCCCGAGACCTTCGAGGACATGCCCCAGGTCCTCAAGGCTCTCTACGACAGCCTGGTCAAGAACGGTACCATCAAGCCCCAGCCCGAGCCCGTCGTTCCCAAGATCCCCATCGACTACTCCTGGGCTCAGGAGCTCGGTCTCATCCGTAAGCCCGCTGCCTTCATCTCCACCATTTCGGACGACCGTGGCCAGGAGCTCCTGTACGCTGGCATGCCCATCTCGGATGTTTTCAAGGAAGAGATTGGCATCGGCGGTGTCATGTCCCTGTTGTGGTtccgtcgccgcctgccCCCCTACGCATCCAAGTTCCTCGAGATGGTTCTCATGCTCACTGCCGACCACGGTCCCGCCGTGTCCGGTGCCATgaacaccatcatcaccacccGTGCCGGCAAGGACCTCATCTCCTCGCTCGTCGCCGGTCTGTTGACCATTGGTTCTCGCTTCGGTGGTGccctcgatggcgccgccgaggagttCACCAAGGCCTTCGACAAGGGCCTGAGCCCACGTGAGTTCGTCGACAACATGCGCAAGGCGAACAAGCTCATCCCCGGTATTGGCCATCGCGTTAAGTCCCGCAACAACCCTGATCTCCGtgtcgagctcgtcaaggagTACGTCAAGGCCAAGTTCCCTAACCACAAGCTGCTCGACTACGCCCTGGCCGTTGAGACCGTCACCACCTCCAAGAAGGACAACCTCATTCTCAACGTCGATGGCTGCATTGCCGTCTGCTTCGTTGACCTCATGCGCAACTGCggcgccttctcctcggaAGAGGCTGAGGACTACCTCAAGATGGGTGTTCTCAACGGTCTgttcgtcctcggccgtTCCATCGGTCTCATTGCCCACTACCTCGACCAGAAGAGACTGCGTACTGGTCTGTACCGTCACCCGTGGGACGACATTACCTACATCCTCCCCCAGCTCGGTTCCGGCCCGCCaggcgccgagggcagaGTGGAGGTTCAGATGTAA
- a CDS encoding Putative large ribosomal subunit protein uL30, bacterial-type, whose protein sequence is MDGKTHRILDPSSTRPRLEAVREQAGAGKPPRHRDTEERTSPKRNRLNDDHQTEPTRPRRKSDRLTSPSTSKSGNLLDIRPLDQTTPPRTPPAMSFFRITLHRSAIGLPKSTRGVLDALGLHRRSQTVFHPVSPQFAGMILKVKELVRVEEVDRAMSQTELRELRRPDPGFYVEKAVAR, encoded by the exons ATGGATGGCAAAA CTCATCGAATTTTGGATCCCTCGAGTACAAGGCCTCGTCTGGAAGCTGTTCGAGAGCAAGCTGGAGCAGGCAAGCCCCCACGACATCGCGATACGGAAGAACGAACGTCTCCGAAACGGAACCGATT AAACGACGATCACCAGACGGAACCAACGCGACCGCGGCGCAAAAGTGACCGGCTGACTTCCCCCTCAACGAGCAAATCCGGAAATCTCCTAGACATCAGACCGCTCGACCAGACGACACCTCCTCggacgccgcccgccatgTCCTTCTTCCGCATCACCCTCCATCGCTCCGCCATCGGCCTGCCCAAGAGCACCCGCGGCGTCctggacgccctcggcctgcatCGCCGCTCCCAGACTGTCTTCCACCCCGTCAGCCCCCAGTTCGCGGGTATGATCCTCAAGGTTAAGGAGCTCgtccgcgtcgaggaggtcgaccGCGCCATGTCCCAGACAGAGCTGCGCGAGCTGCGGAGGCCCGACCCCGGGTTCTACGTTGAGAAGGCCGTTGCGCGGTGA
- a CDS encoding Putative chromo/chromo shadow domain, Chromo-like domain superfamily, MRG domain-containing protein yields MAPTRPPAQPFSKDEKVLCFHGEMLYEAKILDVQPADSGEGFQYRIHYKGWKNTWDDWVSIDRIRKFTEENKELASTLHAQMKDLRQKNSAKAPKKGLRVNGPDSARGSEERTAAVAASGRGPRRARDFDLEQEDGFHARPSIKLPIPDHIKAMLVDDWENITKNNQLVPLPHPHPVDDILNDYLNYERPNREDGSANMDILEEVVAGLREYFEKSLSRILLYRFERPQYHEIRKVWEKATENDKHKSVCDTYGPEHMCRLMVSLPELVAQTNMDQQSVSRLREELSKLTVWLGKNAKKYFVNEYETPSQEYIDKARSF; encoded by the exons ATGGCGCCCACCCGTCCCCCAGCCCAGCCGTTCtccaaggacgagaaggTTCTCTGCTTCCATGGCGAGATGTTGTACGAGGCCAAGATTCTCGACGTTCAGCCTGCCGATAGTGGTGAGGGCTTCCAATACCGCATTCACTACAAGGGCTGGAAGAACACCTGGGACGACTGGGTCTCTATCGACCGCATCCGCAAGTTCACTGAGGAAAACAAGGAGCTCGCCAGCACGCTACACGCTCAGATGAAGGACTTGCGCCAGAAGAACAGCGCGAAAGCCCCCAAGAAGGGTCTCCGCGTCAATGGCCCCGATTCCGCTCGCGGCAGTGAAGAGCGAACTGCGGCGGTAGCCGCTAGTGGACGTGGtcctcgacgggcgaggGACTTTGACCTTGAGCAG GAGGATGGATTCCATGCGCGCCCGTCCATCAAGTTGCCTATTCCCGATCATATCAAGGCAATGCTTGTCGACGACTGGGAGAACATCACTAAAAACAACCAGCTGGTCCCGCTCCCTCATCCTCACCCCGTCGATGACATTCTGAACGACTACCTCAACTACGAGCGCCCCAACCGAGAAGATGGTTCTGCAAACATGGACATCCTCGAAGAAGTCGTGGCTGGTCTCCGCGAGTACTTTGAGAAGTCTTTGAGCCGGATCCTTTTGTACCG CTTTGAACGCCCCCAGTACCACGAGATCCGCAAGGTATGGGAGAAGGCCACGGAGAACGACAAGCATAAGTCTGTCTGCGACACATATGGCCCCGAGCACATGTGCCGCCTGATGG TGTCATTGCCTGAGCTCGTTGCCCAAACAAACATGGACCAACAGTCCGTTTCGCGTCTGCGTGAGGAACTCTCCAAGCTTACAGTCTGGCTTGGCAAGAACGCGAAGAAATACTTTGTCAACGAGTACGAGACTCCTTCTCAGGAGTATATCGACAAGGCCCGGAGTTTCTAG
- a CDS encoding Putative kinetochore subunit Nkp2/Cnl2: MAPTESAILHNYLTFPAQLPSAITLEEFTELFPKAHRANPVIRSLYRDLQHQRRALVDTVTENIAAEEKRGRVLKRQIARARSRAADEDADQELEIERALFGASGTQDAKHTLNSIIPEMDTAMADLEAEIQKLETQEKSLLESVKQTVGSMSDLRYGRLSNHRLRDDVMQGLKSVQDACDGKS, from the exons ATGGCGCCCACTGAGTCCGCTATTTTGCACAACTACCTGACCTTCCCCGCCCAATTGCCCTCCGCCATCACACTCGAAGAATTCACTGAACTCTTTCCAAAGGCCCATCGAGCCAACCCGGTGATTCGTTCTCTGTACCGCGATCTGCAGCATCAGAGGAGAGCGCTTGTCGACACTGTCACAGAgaacatcgccgccgaggagaagcgcggGAGGGTCCTGAAGCGTCAGATCGCCCGTGCCCGCAGCCGCGCGGCAGATGAGGATGCTGAccaggagctcgagatcGAGCGAGCC CTCTTCGGCGCGTCTGGGACTCAAGACGCCAAACACACACTCAACTCCATTATCCCAGAGATGGACACTGCTATGGCTGATCTCGAAGCAGAGATCCAGAAGCTCGAGACACAGGAAAAGTCACTACTGGAATCGGTGAAGCAGACGGTCGGTAGCATGAGCGACCTGCGTTATGGGCGCCTCTCCAACCACAGACTAAGGGACGACGTCATGCAAGGCCTCAAGAGCGTACAAGATGCCTGCGACGGAAAAAGTTAA